From the genome of Biomphalaria glabrata chromosome 17, xgBioGlab47.1, whole genome shotgun sequence, one region includes:
- the LOC129923783 gene encoding isocitrate dehydrogenase [NADP], mitochondrial-like — protein MAATKHNQSMISYLSHGEEIPFGTNKTYLKIRESILSHCAFVCSGAPSEDHFFQALAGVENKIQKMAKSLVSMAKFVSRVGSNVQNSAFVAVTNSTQTRNYASQKRIKVANPVVELDGDEMTRIIWEKIKERLIFPYVDVECKYYDLGLPYRDQTNDQVTIDSAEAIKKYNVGIKCATITPDEQRVEEFKLKKMWLSPNGTIRNILGGTVFREPIICKTIPRLVPGWTQAIVIGRHAFGDQYKATDYVVKEEGTLELAFYPSSGGQPVKMPVFTFKKGGGVGMAMYNTDESITGFAHSCFQYALMKGWPLYMSTKNTILKKYDGRFKDIFEEIYQAKYKPEFEKKKIWYEHRLIDDMVAQCLKSSGGFVWACKNYDGDVQSDIVAQGYGSLGLMTSVLVCPDGKTIEAEAAHGTVTRHYREHQKGNPTSTNPIASIYAWTKGLEHRGKLDGNVELQKFAQKMEKACVDCVDSGKMTKDLAGCIYGLKNVKPNQYLNTMDFLDAIAEQYDRA, from the exons ATGGCCGCCACTAAACACAACCAATCAATGATTTCTTACTTGTCACATGGCGAGGAAATCCCTTTTGGGACTAACAAAACCTATTTAAAGATTAGGGAG AGTATTCTAAGTCATTGTGCTTTCGTGTGTTCCGGTGCTCCTTCTGAAGACCATTTCTTTCAAGCGCTTGCTGgggttgaaaataaaatacaaaaaatggcTAAGTCTCTCGTTTCCATGGCAAAATTTGTTTCCAGGGTTGGAAGCAATGTCCAAAATTCAGCATTTGTAGCAGTTACAAATTCAACCCAAACCAGAAACT ATGCAAGCcaaaaaagaattaaagttGCCAACCCAGTTGTGGAACTGGACGGAGATGAGATGACTCGAATCATTTGGGAGAAAATCAAAGAAAGA CTTATTTTCCCATATGTGGATGTTGAGTGCAAGTATTATGATCTGGGATTACCCTACCGAGACCAGACCAATGATCAAGTCACAATTGACTCTGCAGAAGCCATTAAAAAGTATAATGTGGGCATTAAGTGTGCCACCATCACTCCCGATGAACAGCGTGTGGAAG aatTCAAACTGAAGAAAATGTGGTTGAGCCCCAATGGAACCATCAGAAACATCCTCGGAGGCACTGTCTTCAGAGAGCCCATCATTTGTAAGACCATTCCTCGACTAGTACCTGGCTGGACACAAGCTATTGTAATTGGCCGTCATGCATTTGGTGACCAG TACAAAGCTACTGACTATGTTGTCAAAGAAGAAGGAACACTAGAGCTTGCTTTCTACCCATCCAGCGGCGGCCAGCCAGTGAAGATGCCAGTTTTCACATTCAAGAAAGGTGGCGGTGTTGGCATGGCTATGTACAACACAGATGAG TCCATCACTGGCTTTGCCCATTCCTGTTTCCAATATGCACTGATGAAAGGCTGGCCTCTATACATGAGTACCAAGAACACAATCCTCAAAAAATATGACGGCAGATTCAAAGACATCTTCGAGGAAATCTATCAAGC CAAATACAAACCAGAGTTTGAGAAGAAGAAGATCTGGTATGAGCACAGGTTGATTGATGACATGGTGGCCCAATGTTTGAAGTCATCTGGAGGCTTTGTCTGGGCTTGCAAGAATTACGATGGTGATGTGCAATCCGACATTGTTGCACAGG GCTATGGGTCACTTGGTTTGATGACCAGTGTCCTTGTCTGTCCTGATGGCAAAACAATTGAAGCTGAAGCCGCCCATGGCACAGTCACAAGGCATTACAGAGAACATCAGAAG gGCAATCCCACAAGTACCAACCCCATCGCTAGTATCTATGCATGGACCAAAGGTCTTGAACACAGAGGCAAGCTAGATGGCAATGTCGAGTTACAaaa GTTTGCTCAGAAGATGGAGAAAGCCTGCGTAGACTGTGTGGACAGTGGCAAGATGACAAAAGATTTAGCTGGTTGTATATATGGTCTTAAGAA CGTAAAGCCCAATCAATATCTCAACACCATGGACTTCCTTGATGCCATTGCTGAGCAGTATGATAGGGCCTAG